One part of the Treponema peruense genome encodes these proteins:
- a CDS encoding glycosyltransferase, giving the protein MFDNYDETPKISCIVPVYNVEKYLRRCVDSILMQIFI; this is encoded by the coding sequence ATGTTTGATAATTATGATGAAACTCCAAAAATCTCATGCATTGTTCCTGTATACAATGTAGAAAAGTATCTTCGTCGTTGCGTTGACTCAATACTGATGCAGATATTTATATAG
- a CDS encoding DUF262 domain-containing protein produces METKIYYGEYSLFHWIELIVTKNIILPPYQRSFVWAEEQVKHLISSFNENNFIPPVTIGAFKENNKVVNYILEYELTHNTEPGEHLFNYCDEPAYDMNNLVFGVNTFLGHPKKQLFHWRMQCSSFFILNKFTANPRVMFGDLKC; encoded by the coding sequence ATGGAAACAAAAATTTATTATGGCGAATATTCTTTGTTTCATTGGATAGAACTGATTGTTACAAAAAATATAATTCTGCCACCTTATCAACGAAGTTTTGTCTGGGCAGAGGAACAGGTAAAACATTTGATTTCGTCTTTTAATGAGAATAATTTTATTCCTCCGGTTACTATTGGTGCTTTTAAAGAAAATAATAAAGTAGTAAATTATATTCTTGAATATGAATTAACTCATAATACAGAACCTGGAGAGCACTTATTCAATTACTGCGATGAACCAGCTTATGATATGAATAATTTGGTCTTTGGCGTAAATACATTCTTGGGTCATCCGAAGAAACAACTTTTTCATTGGCGTATGCAGTGTAGTTCGTTTTTTATTTTAAATAAATTTACAGCAAATCCTAGAGTTATGTTTGGAGATTTAAAATGCTAA